A DNA window from Streptomyces sp. 71268 contains the following coding sequences:
- a CDS encoding 1-hydroxy-2-methyl-2-butenyl 4-diphosphate reductase, translating to MADASAAAPPLLVVCALGIERLALRGGDRGAAAGPMVLLRTGMGPRAAERSMERVLATAVGPGPGRSVAGAAGPRGHPPGPDPTGGHRPVPGPGPAAVIATGFCAGLAPGMHPGDLVVADQTRDHAGSTECTGTDVLASALADLCRRSGRGLAPAVHTGPVAGSDHVVRGAERARLRATGAVAVDMESAATLRTAVRAGPRPVAAVRVVVDAPEHELVRVGTLRGGISAFRVLRSILPAFCQWHRSLPLSRR from the coding sequence ATGGCGGACGCCTCCGCCGCGGCCCCGCCGCTCCTGGTGGTCTGCGCGCTCGGCATCGAGCGGCTCGCGCTGCGCGGCGGCGACCGCGGCGCGGCCGCGGGCCCCATGGTGCTGCTGCGCACCGGGATGGGCCCGCGGGCGGCCGAGCGCTCGATGGAGCGCGTCCTGGCCACGGCGGTCGGACCGGGGCCGGGACGGTCGGTAGCGGGCGCCGCCGGCCCCCGGGGGCATCCGCCGGGTCCGGACCCGACGGGCGGCCACCGGCCGGTACCGGGGCCGGGCCCGGCGGCCGTCATCGCCACCGGGTTCTGCGCCGGACTCGCCCCGGGGATGCACCCCGGCGACCTCGTCGTCGCCGACCAGACCCGCGACCACGCGGGCAGCACCGAGTGCACCGGCACCGATGTCCTCGCCAGCGCCCTGGCCGACCTGTGCCGCCGCTCCGGGCGCGGCCTCGCGCCCGCCGTGCACACGGGCCCGGTGGCCGGCTCCGACCACGTGGTGCGCGGCGCCGAGCGCGCCCGGCTGCGGGCGACCGGGGCCGTCGCCGTGGACATGGAGTCCGCGGCGACCCTGCGCACCGCCGTGCGCGCGGGCCCGCGCCCGGTTGCGGCCGTTCGGGTGGTCGTGGACGCTCCAGAGCATGAGCTGGTCCGCGTCGGCACCCTGCGCGGTGGAATATCCGCCTTCCGGGTGCTCCGCTCGATCCTTCCTGCCTTCTGCCAATGGCACCGTTCGTTACCGCTCTCCAGGAGGTGA
- a CDS encoding STM4011 family radical SAM protein, which yields MREESPSGAGTELTVLYRGPLASCDYDCPYCPFAKRRDSREQLRADRAALERFTGWAAERTEDRLSLLFTPWGEGLVRSWYRRALTELSHLPHVRRVAIQTNLSCRTDWLGAADLDALALWCTYHPGQTPYERFVAKCGELVERGVRFSVGIVGLPEHLTAAHRLRAALPAHVYLWVNAAEGRSYTDAEAEQWAAIDPLFGYSRHPHASAGLPCRTGSSVISVDGDGTVRRCHFVRDELGNLYDGSYRAALRPRPCTREVCDCHIGYVHLETLPLYDVFAGGVLERIPARVPTADATGPVPLPLGPTRLTA from the coding sequence GTGAGGGAGGAGTCACCGAGCGGTGCGGGGACGGAGCTGACCGTCCTCTACCGGGGGCCGCTCGCCTCCTGCGACTACGACTGTCCGTACTGCCCGTTCGCCAAGCGCCGCGACTCCCGCGAGCAGTTGCGCGCCGACCGGGCGGCCCTGGAGCGCTTCACCGGCTGGGCCGCCGAACGCACCGAGGACAGGCTGTCGCTGCTGTTCACGCCGTGGGGCGAGGGGCTGGTCCGCTCCTGGTACCGGCGCGCGCTCACCGAGCTGAGCCACCTGCCGCACGTGCGCCGGGTGGCGATCCAGACCAATCTGAGTTGCCGCACCGACTGGCTGGGCGCGGCGGACCTGGACGCGCTGGCGCTGTGGTGCACCTACCACCCGGGGCAGACGCCGTACGAGCGGTTCGTGGCCAAGTGCGGCGAGTTGGTGGAGCGTGGCGTTCGGTTCAGCGTCGGCATCGTGGGGCTGCCCGAGCACCTGACGGCGGCGCACCGGCTGCGCGCCGCGCTGCCCGCGCACGTCTACCTGTGGGTGAACGCGGCCGAGGGGCGCTCCTACACCGACGCGGAGGCCGAGCAGTGGGCCGCGATCGACCCGCTGTTCGGCTACAGCCGGCACCCGCACGCCAGCGCCGGGCTGCCTTGTCGTACGGGCTCATCGGTCATCTCGGTGGACGGCGACGGCACGGTGCGCCGCTGCCACTTCGTCCGCGACGAGTTGGGCAACCTCTACGACGGGTCCTACCGGGCGGCGCTGCGCCCGCGCCCGTGCACGCGGGAGGTGTGCGACTGCCACATCGGCTACGTGCACCTGGAGACGCTGCCGCTGTACGACGTGTTCGCCGGCGGCGTGTTGGAGCGGATACCGGCGCGCGTGCCGACGGCGGACGCGACTGGCCCGGTGCCGCTCCCACTCGGCCCGACCAGGCTCACCGCTTGA
- a CDS encoding STM4013/SEN3800 family hydrolase, producing MNAVVGSHDILLVTLDTLRYDVAVDLLARGRLPHLARHLPGGRWERRHAPGSFTYASHQAMFAGFLPTPAAPGPHPRLFAARFAGSETTAAGTYVFDAPDLVSGLAAAGYHTACVGGVGFFNKGGALGSVLPGLFRESHWEPEFSVASPTSFESQVARAEQVVARTPAEQPLFLFVNVSALHQPNWFHLPGATREAGDSWETHAAALEYVDRHIGRLLAAASSRRRCFAIICSDHGTAYGDGGYTGHRLAHDVVWTVPYTHFFLEGP from the coding sequence ATGAACGCCGTCGTGGGCAGCCACGACATCCTCCTGGTCACCCTGGACACGCTGCGCTACGACGTGGCCGTCGACCTGCTGGCCCGTGGCCGGCTGCCGCACCTGGCGCGCCACCTGCCCGGTGGTCGCTGGGAGCGCCGGCACGCCCCCGGCAGCTTCACCTACGCCTCCCACCAGGCCATGTTCGCGGGCTTCCTGCCCACGCCGGCCGCCCCGGGGCCGCACCCGAGGCTGTTCGCCGCGCGCTTCGCGGGCAGCGAGACCACCGCGGCCGGCACGTACGTCTTCGACGCCCCCGACCTGGTGTCGGGCCTCGCGGCGGCGGGCTACCACACGGCCTGCGTCGGCGGCGTGGGCTTCTTCAACAAGGGCGGCGCGCTCGGCTCGGTGCTGCCCGGCCTCTTCCGGGAGAGCCACTGGGAGCCCGAGTTCTCCGTGGCCTCACCCACGTCGTTCGAGTCACAGGTGGCCCGCGCCGAGCAGGTCGTGGCCCGCACCCCCGCCGAGCAGCCGCTGTTCCTGTTCGTCAACGTCTCCGCGCTGCACCAACCCAACTGGTTCCACCTGCCGGGTGCCACCCGCGAGGCGGGCGACTCGTGGGAGACGCACGCCGCCGCGCTGGAGTACGTGGACCGGCACATCGGCCGCCTGCTGGCCGCCGCGAGCAGCCGCCGCCGCTGCTTCGCCATCATCTGCTCCGACCACGGCACCGCGTACGGCGACGGCGGCTACACCGGCCACCGGCTCGCCCACGACGTCGTGTGGACCGTGCCGTACACCCACTTCTTCCTTGAGGGCCCATGA
- a CDS encoding aspartate aminotransferase family protein produces MTVAESTGFDLGRLLTERGGERYELHARYLNHQLPRMLHTIGFDKVYERAEGAYFWDADGQDYLDMLAGFGVMGLGRHHPVVRKALHDVLDAGLADLTRFDCQPLPGLLAERLLAHAPHLDRVFFGNSGTEAVETALKFARYATRRPRVLYCAHAFHGLTTGALSVNGEDGFRDGFAPLLPDTAVPLGDLAALERELRRGDVAALVVEPIQGKGVLAAPPGYLRAAQDLLHRHKALLIADEVQTGMGRTGDFFGYQHEEGVEPDLVCVAKALSGGYVPVGATLGKDWIFKRVYSSMDRVLVHSASFGSNAQAMAAGLATLAVMEQEDLVARARRTGDLLRERLAALVPRYELLHEVRGRGLMIGIEFGRPTSLKLRGRWTMLQAARKGLFAQLVVAPLLHRHRILTQVSGDHLEVIKLIPPLIIGEPEVDRFVAAFTEVMDDAHDGGGLLWEFGKTLVKQAVANR; encoded by the coding sequence ATGACGGTGGCCGAATCGACGGGCTTCGACCTCGGCAGACTCCTCACGGAGCGCGGGGGCGAACGCTACGAACTGCACGCCCGGTACCTGAACCACCAACTGCCGCGCATGCTGCACACCATCGGCTTCGACAAGGTCTACGAGCGGGCCGAGGGCGCGTACTTCTGGGACGCCGACGGCCAGGACTACCTGGACATGCTCGCTGGCTTCGGGGTGATGGGCCTCGGCCGCCACCACCCCGTGGTCCGCAAGGCGCTGCACGACGTCCTGGACGCGGGCCTGGCCGACCTCACCCGCTTCGACTGCCAGCCGCTGCCCGGACTCCTCGCCGAGCGGCTGTTGGCACACGCGCCGCACCTGGACCGGGTGTTCTTCGGCAACAGCGGTACCGAGGCGGTCGAGACGGCGCTCAAGTTCGCCCGGTACGCCACCCGCAGGCCCAGAGTGCTGTACTGCGCGCACGCCTTCCACGGGCTGACCACCGGCGCGCTCTCGGTCAACGGCGAGGACGGCTTCCGGGACGGGTTCGCGCCGCTGCTGCCCGACACGGCCGTGCCGCTCGGCGACCTGGCCGCCCTGGAACGGGAGTTGCGACGGGGTGACGTGGCCGCCCTGGTGGTCGAGCCGATCCAGGGCAAGGGCGTGCTCGCGGCCCCGCCCGGTTACCTGCGCGCCGCCCAGGACCTGCTGCACCGGCACAAGGCGCTGCTCATCGCCGACGAGGTGCAGACCGGCATGGGGCGCACCGGGGACTTCTTCGGCTACCAGCACGAGGAGGGCGTCGAACCCGACCTGGTGTGCGTGGCCAAGGCGCTGTCCGGCGGTTACGTGCCGGTGGGGGCGACCCTCGGCAAGGACTGGATCTTCAAGCGGGTCTACTCCTCGATGGACCGGGTGCTGGTGCACTCCGCGAGTTTCGGCTCCAACGCCCAGGCCATGGCGGCCGGCCTGGCCACCCTCGCGGTCATGGAGCAGGAGGACCTCGTGGCCCGGGCCCGGCGCACCGGCGACCTGCTCCGCGAGCGGCTCGCCGCGCTCGTGCCGCGCTACGAGCTGCTGCACGAGGTGCGCGGCCGGGGGCTGATGATCGGCATCGAGTTCGGCCGGCCCACCTCGCTGAAGCTGCGCGGCCGCTGGACGATGCTCCAGGCCGCGCGGAAGGGGCTGTTCGCGCAGTTGGTGGTGGCGCCGCTGCTGCACCGGCACCGCATCCTGACCCAGGTCTCCGGCGACCACCTGGAAGTGATCAAGCTGATCCCACCGTTGATCATCGGCGAGCCGGAGGTGGACCGCTTCGTGGCGGCGTTCACGGAGGTCATGGACGACGCGCACGACGGAGGCGGCCTGCTGTGGGAGTTCGGCAAGACCCTCGTGAAGCAAGCCGTCGCCAACCGGTGA
- the hpnH gene encoding adenosyl-hopene transferase HpnH, translating into MAMPLRQTIRVGTYLFEQKVIRRREKFPLIVELEPLYACNLSCEGCGKIQHPAGVLKQRMPVAQAVGAVLESGAPMVSLAGGEPLMHPQIDEIVRQLVKRKKYVFLCTNAVLLRKKLHKFTPSPYFAFTVHIDGLRERHDESVAKEGVFDEAVEAIKEAKRRGFRVTTNSTFFNTDTPQNIIEVLNYLNDDLKVDEMMISPAYAYEKAPDQEHFLGVGQTRELFRKAFAGGNRRRWRLNHSPLFLDFLEGKTDFPCTAWGIPNYSLFGWQRPCYLMSDGYVPTYQKLIEETDWDKYGRGKDPRCDNCMAHCGYEPTAVLATMGSLKESLRAARETVSANR; encoded by the coding sequence ATGGCCATGCCGCTTCGTCAGACCATCCGGGTCGGGACGTATCTCTTCGAACAGAAAGTGATCCGGCGGCGGGAGAAGTTTCCGCTGATCGTGGAGTTGGAACCGCTGTACGCCTGCAACCTCTCCTGCGAGGGGTGCGGCAAGATCCAGCACCCGGCCGGGGTGCTCAAGCAGCGGATGCCGGTGGCGCAGGCGGTCGGCGCGGTACTCGAGTCCGGCGCCCCGATGGTCTCCCTCGCCGGCGGTGAGCCGCTCATGCACCCGCAGATCGACGAGATCGTCCGCCAGTTGGTCAAGCGCAAGAAGTACGTCTTCCTCTGCACGAACGCGGTGTTGCTCCGCAAGAAGCTGCACAAGTTCACCCCCTCGCCCTACTTCGCCTTCACCGTGCACATCGACGGCCTGCGCGAGCGGCACGACGAGTCGGTCGCCAAGGAGGGGGTGTTCGACGAGGCGGTGGAGGCGATCAAGGAGGCCAAGCGGCGCGGCTTCCGGGTCACCACCAACTCGACCTTCTTCAACACCGACACCCCGCAGAACATCATCGAGGTGCTCAACTACCTCAACGACGACCTCAAGGTGGACGAGATGATGATCTCGCCCGCCTACGCCTACGAGAAGGCGCCGGACCAGGAGCACTTCCTGGGCGTCGGCCAGACCAGGGAGCTGTTCCGCAAGGCGTTCGCCGGCGGTAACCGCCGCCGCTGGCGGCTCAACCACAGCCCGCTCTTCCTGGACTTCCTGGAGGGCAAGACCGACTTCCCGTGCACGGCCTGGGGCATCCCCAACTACTCGCTGTTCGGCTGGCAGCGCCCGTGCTACCTGATGAGCGACGGGTACGTGCCCACGTACCAGAAGCTGATCGAGGAGACCGACTGGGACAAGTACGGCCGTGGCAAGGACCCGCGCTGCGACAACTGCATGGCGCACTGCGGGTACGAGCCCACGGCGGTGCTGGCCACCATGGGCTCCCTGAAGGAGTCGCTGCGCGCGGCCAGGGAAACGGTGTCGGCCAACAGGTGA
- a CDS encoding DUF397 domain-containing protein, with protein MDRIYNGMPATELGTEGWHKPWSGGNGGSCVEAMRLGDGRIALRQSTDPDGPALIYSHHEIARFIQGAKAGDADFLLA; from the coding sequence ATGGATCGCATCTACAACGGCATGCCCGCCACCGAACTCGGTACCGAAGGCTGGCACAAGCCCTGGAGCGGGGGCAACGGGGGAAGCTGCGTGGAGGCCATGCGCCTCGGCGACGGCCGGATCGCGCTGCGCCAGTCCACCGATCCGGACGGGCCCGCCCTGATCTACAGCCACCACGAGATCGCGCGGTTCATCCAGGGCGCGAAGGCCGGTGACGCCGACTTCCTCCTCGCCTGA
- a CDS encoding SGNH/GDSL hydrolase family protein gives MAADSKTNNSGAFESYAAVGDSFTEGVGDPGPDGAFIGWADRLAVLLSDQRAEHDFRYANLAVRGRLLDQIVEEQVPRVLELGPELVTFCAGGNDILRPGSDPDDVAGRYEAAVAKLASSVGTVLVCTGFDTRDVPVLRHLRGKIATYTAHVRAIADRYDCPVLDLWSLRSVQDRRAWSGDRLHLSPDGHTRVALRAAQVLGLEVCADPDQPWPPLAQRPAAAVRRDNIHWAREHLVPWIGRRLRGESSGDHVEPKRPDLLPL, from the coding sequence GTGGCAGCCGATTCGAAGACCAACAACAGTGGCGCGTTCGAGTCGTACGCAGCCGTCGGAGACAGCTTCACCGAAGGCGTCGGCGACCCAGGGCCCGATGGGGCCTTCATAGGCTGGGCCGACCGGCTCGCCGTCTTGCTGTCGGACCAACGCGCCGAGCACGACTTCCGCTACGCCAACCTCGCCGTCCGCGGCCGACTCCTCGACCAGATCGTCGAGGAACAGGTGCCGCGCGTCCTTGAGCTGGGGCCCGAGCTGGTGACGTTCTGCGCGGGCGGCAACGACATCCTGCGACCGGGCAGCGATCCCGACGACGTCGCCGGCCGGTACGAGGCGGCGGTGGCCAAGCTCGCCTCGTCCGTGGGCACCGTGCTGGTGTGCACCGGCTTCGACACGCGCGACGTGCCGGTGCTGCGGCATCTACGCGGGAAGATCGCGACGTACACGGCGCACGTGCGCGCCATCGCCGACCGCTACGACTGCCCGGTGCTCGACCTGTGGTCGCTGCGGTCCGTGCAGGACCGGCGCGCCTGGAGCGGTGACCGCCTGCACCTCTCGCCCGACGGGCACACCCGGGTCGCCCTGCGCGCCGCGCAGGTCCTCGGTCTTGAGGTGTGCGCCGACCCCGACCAGCCCTGGCCGCCGCTGGCCCAGCGCCCCGCCGCGGCCGTGCGTCGGGACAACATCCACTGGGCGCGCGAACACCTCGTCCCTTGGATCGGCCGCCGCCTGCGCGGTGAGTCCTCCGGCGACCACGTCGAGCCCAAGCGACCTGACCTGCTGCCGCTCTAG
- a CDS encoding tyrosine-protein phosphatase — protein MTQQIPHASPSTPHEPEPRLSGVRNFRDVGGLPTLDGRRVRSGVLFRSGHLAHATEEDAAFLATLGLHTIFDFRNAADIRVEGPDVALPGVRNVNIPLTDPAEGAEFWSMVFHGDIEQLRAELSDGQAAGRMIASYRAMVTTRTAEHARVLAALADDSVPALMHCAAGKDRAGLSIAITLLAVGVTPEAIEADYLASAAAHRRYKVRRHSDSPEAMSPEVLELIGPLFDARSSYLAAAFEAIETTWGDTERYLTEGLGLTPALRTRLRERLLTD, from the coding sequence GTGACACAGCAGATCCCGCACGCCTCCCCCAGCACCCCGCACGAGCCGGAACCGCGCCTGTCCGGGGTCAGGAACTTCCGGGACGTGGGTGGCCTGCCGACGCTCGACGGCCGGCGGGTGCGCTCGGGCGTGCTCTTCCGCAGCGGTCACCTCGCCCACGCGACCGAGGAGGACGCGGCGTTCCTGGCCACGCTGGGCCTGCACACCATCTTCGACTTCCGCAACGCCGCCGACATCAGGGTCGAGGGCCCCGACGTCGCGCTCCCCGGTGTCCGCAACGTCAACATCCCGCTCACCGACCCGGCCGAGGGCGCCGAGTTCTGGTCCATGGTCTTCCACGGCGACATCGAGCAGCTTCGGGCCGAACTCTCCGACGGCCAGGCCGCCGGCCGGATGATCGCCTCGTACCGCGCGATGGTCACCACGCGCACCGCCGAACACGCCCGCGTGCTGGCCGCGCTGGCCGACGACAGCGTGCCGGCGCTCATGCACTGCGCGGCCGGCAAGGACCGCGCGGGCCTGTCGATCGCCATCACCCTGCTCGCCGTCGGCGTCACCCCGGAGGCGATCGAGGCCGACTACCTGGCGTCGGCGGCGGCCCACCGGCGCTACAAGGTGCGCCGCCACAGCGACTCCCCCGAGGCCATGTCGCCCGAGGTGCTCGAACTCATCGGCCCCCTCTTCGACGCGCGGTCCAGCTATCTGGCGGCGGCGTTCGAGGCGATCGAGACGACCTGGGGCGACACCGAGCGCTACCTCACCGAGGGCCTCGGCCTCACCCCCGCGCTGCGCACCCGGCTGCGCGAGCGGCTGCTGACCGACTGA
- a CDS encoding SAM-dependent methyltransferase: MVEQGPSIPGIDTSRPHPARMYDYYLGGKDNYEIDREAAERVIAMAPEARPSARANRQFLFRAVQHVVRQGVRQIIDIGTGIPTSPNTHEAARQIAPDVRVAYVDNDPIVATHAGARLTNTPGVGFLLADARQPRHILDHPTVRELIDFDQPVAVLLLAVLHFVKDEEDPAGIVAALRDALPAGSFLVLSHGTGDFHRAGGDASEVYRAATASLHLRDQPAVEALFAGFDLLEPGVAQASRWRPEQPAGEAEDGRVAFYGGVGVKR, from the coding sequence ATGGTTGAGCAGGGCCCCTCGATCCCCGGGATCGACACCAGCAGGCCACACCCGGCCCGCATGTACGACTACTACCTCGGCGGAAAAGACAACTACGAGATCGACCGCGAGGCGGCCGAGCGCGTCATAGCCATGGCCCCGGAGGCCCGCCCCAGCGCCCGCGCCAACCGACAGTTCCTGTTCCGCGCCGTGCAACACGTGGTGCGGCAGGGCGTACGGCAGATCATCGACATCGGCACCGGCATCCCCACCTCGCCCAACACCCACGAGGCTGCCCGGCAGATCGCCCCCGACGTCCGCGTGGCCTACGTCGACAACGACCCGATCGTGGCCACCCACGCCGGGGCCAGGCTGACCAACACGCCAGGCGTCGGCTTCCTGCTCGCCGACGCCCGGCAACCGCGACACATCCTCGACCACCCCACCGTCCGCGAGCTGATCGACTTCGATCAGCCGGTGGCCGTACTGCTCCTCGCCGTCCTGCACTTCGTCAAGGACGAGGAGGACCCGGCCGGCATCGTCGCCGCGCTGCGGGACGCGCTGCCCGCCGGCAGCTTCCTCGTCCTCAGCCACGGCACGGGGGACTTCCACCGCGCGGGCGGCGACGCCAGCGAGGTCTACCGGGCCGCCACCGCCAGCCTCCACCTGCGCGACCAGCCGGCCGTCGAGGCCCTGTTCGCGGGGTTCGACCTGCTGGAGCCCGGGGTCGCCCAGGCGTCGCGGTGGCGCCCGGAGCAGCCCGCCGGCGAGGCGGAGGACGGCCGGGTCGCCTTCTACGGGGGCGTGGGCGTCAAGCGGTGA
- a CDS encoding helix-turn-helix transcriptional regulator, with protein MADARSGGGAPTVLRVVLGRRLQDLREKAGLSYEQAGRALDVTHATIRRMEKAEVGLKIPYVEKLLTTYGVSDQEEVEGFLALAREANQPGWWHRFRDVLPDWFSAFVSLEVEANLIRAYEPHYIPGLLQTEDYTRAVLRAGMPHASEADIDRGVALRKERQALLTRENPPLLWAVLDETVLRRPIGGPGVMRDQLTRLIEATAMPNVRLQVMPFDAGPHPAMYGPFHIFRFPIPELPDIAYSESLVGAVYFDQRDDVSMFLEALDRMCAQAAPAQTTESILGGIRKEI; from the coding sequence GTGGCAGACGCACGGTCGGGAGGCGGTGCCCCGACCGTCTTGCGCGTGGTGCTCGGCAGACGCCTGCAGGACCTACGGGAGAAGGCCGGACTCAGCTACGAGCAGGCCGGTCGCGCGCTCGACGTCACCCACGCCACGATCCGCCGGATGGAGAAGGCCGAGGTCGGCCTGAAGATCCCGTACGTCGAGAAGCTGCTGACCACCTACGGCGTGAGCGACCAGGAAGAGGTCGAGGGCTTCCTCGCGCTGGCTCGCGAGGCCAACCAGCCCGGTTGGTGGCACCGCTTTCGCGACGTGCTGCCGGACTGGTTCAGCGCCTTCGTCAGCCTGGAGGTCGAGGCCAACCTCATCCGGGCCTACGAGCCGCACTACATCCCCGGCCTGTTGCAGACCGAGGACTACACGCGCGCCGTGCTGCGCGCCGGCATGCCGCACGCCTCCGAGGCGGACATCGACCGTGGCGTCGCGCTGCGCAAGGAGCGCCAGGCGCTGCTCACCCGCGAGAACCCACCCCTGCTGTGGGCCGTGCTCGACGAGACGGTGCTGCGGCGGCCGATCGGCGGACCCGGTGTGATGCGCGACCAGCTCACGCGCCTCATCGAGGCCACCGCCATGCCCAACGTCCGGCTCCAGGTCATGCCGTTCGACGCCGGGCCACACCCGGCCATGTACGGCCCCTTCCACATCTTCCGGTTCCCGATCCCGGAACTTCCCGACATCGCGTACTCGGAGAGCCTCGTCGGCGCCGTCTACTTCGACCAGCGCGATGACGTGTCGATGTTCCTGGAGGCCCTGGACCGGATGTGCGCGCAAGCCGCGCCAGCACAGACCACCGAGTCGATCCTCGGTGGCATTCGCAAGGAGATCTGA
- a CDS encoding ATP-binding protein has translation MATSYDGLWLGRPGGAVAQRLQDAFHLPALSTSVAEARKRVLARLAEWGAHDELRDDAQLVVSELFTNAVRHTNSDRVRCELRVFADRLRVEVADQGREHATLCPRESGWEQEGGRGLMLVEALSDSWGVRPREGGQGRAVWAYLPTAGLPAQSTGLPDRPAGSSPIWA, from the coding sequence GTGGCCACTTCATACGACGGTCTCTGGTTAGGACGCCCGGGCGGCGCGGTCGCCCAACGCCTTCAGGACGCGTTCCATCTGCCGGCGCTCAGCACCTCGGTCGCTGAGGCACGCAAGCGGGTTCTGGCCCGGCTGGCCGAGTGGGGTGCCCACGACGAACTGCGGGACGACGCCCAACTCGTCGTATCGGAGCTGTTCACCAACGCGGTACGGCACACCAACAGCGACCGGGTCCGCTGCGAACTGCGCGTCTTCGCCGACCGACTGCGGGTCGAGGTGGCGGACCAGGGGCGCGAGCACGCCACGTTGTGCCCCCGCGAGAGCGGCTGGGAGCAGGAGGGCGGACGCGGGCTGATGCTCGTGGAGGCGCTGTCCGACTCCTGGGGCGTACGCCCGCGCGAGGGCGGGCAGGGCCGGGCGGTCTGGGCCTATCTGCCGACCGCCGGCCTGCCGGCGCAGTCCACGGGGCTCCCGGACCGGCCCGCCGGCTCCTCCCCCATCTGGGCCTGA
- a CDS encoding STM4012 family radical SAM protein: MTVTIPLSTPDTPADPVDPVDPVGSPYQSYVYGYPHKTAYEELEPRPALRELWAGEDRGALSLYAHIPFCEVRCGFCNLFTRIGAPDGLTGAYLDALERQARAVREALDEGGEAPRFANAAFGGGTPTFLTAAELSRLCDIAEQRMGADLRDVPLSVEASPATVTTDRLAVLAERGTTRLSLGVQTFVEAEARAAVRPQRRADVEAALGRVRDARIPVLNIDLIYGITGQTEQSWQRSLDAALAWRPEELYLYPLYVRPLTGLGRGGTGVDPAWDEQRLRLYRHGRDTLLASGYEQTSMRMFRRRGAPVVGDDEYACQRDGMVGLGCGARSYTSRLHYSFDYAVDMRTIRGIVDNYVARPADAFTRATHGRWMDEDERRRRHVLQSVLQAEGMVVADYRQRFGTEPGVDFAAELALCADRGWLDESAGPEVLRLSAEGLAHSDALGPLLFSPAVRAAMAAYEPK, translated from the coding sequence ATGACCGTCACCATCCCGCTCAGCACACCCGACACCCCGGCCGACCCGGTCGACCCGGTCGACCCGGTCGGCTCGCCGTACCAGTCGTACGTCTACGGCTACCCGCACAAGACCGCGTACGAGGAGCTTGAACCCCGCCCCGCGCTGCGGGAGCTGTGGGCGGGCGAGGACCGCGGCGCGTTGTCGCTGTACGCGCACATACCGTTCTGCGAGGTCCGCTGCGGCTTCTGCAACCTGTTCACCCGCATCGGCGCACCCGACGGCCTCACCGGCGCCTACCTCGACGCCTTGGAGCGCCAGGCGCGCGCCGTGCGCGAGGCGCTGGACGAGGGGGGCGAGGCGCCGCGGTTCGCGAATGCCGCGTTCGGCGGCGGCACGCCGACGTTCCTGACCGCCGCCGAACTCAGCCGGCTGTGCGACATCGCCGAGCAGCGGATGGGCGCCGACCTGCGGGACGTTCCGCTGTCGGTCGAGGCGTCGCCGGCGACGGTGACCACGGACCGGCTCGCAGTGCTCGCCGAGCGCGGCACCACCCGGCTGAGCCTCGGCGTGCAGACCTTCGTCGAGGCCGAGGCACGGGCCGCCGTCCGGCCACAGCGCCGCGCGGACGTGGAGGCGGCGCTCGGCCGGGTGCGCGACGCCCGCATACCCGTGCTCAACATCGACCTGATCTACGGCATCACGGGCCAGACCGAGCAGTCCTGGCAGCGCTCCCTCGACGCGGCGCTCGCCTGGCGGCCCGAGGAGCTGTACCTGTACCCGCTCTACGTCCGACCCCTGACCGGCCTCGGCCGGGGCGGCACCGGGGTAGACCCGGCCTGGGACGAGCAGCGGCTGCGGCTCTACCGGCACGGCCGCGACACGCTGCTGGCCAGCGGTTACGAGCAGACGTCCATGCGGATGTTCCGGCGTCGCGGCGCGCCGGTCGTCGGCGACGACGAGTACGCCTGCCAGCGCGACGGCATGGTGGGGCTTGGCTGCGGCGCCCGCTCGTACACCTCGCGGCTGCACTACTCGTTCGACTACGCCGTGGACATGCGGACCATACGGGGCATCGTCGACAACTACGTGGCGCGGCCCGCCGACGCGTTCACGCGGGCGACGCACGGCCGTTGGATGGACGAGGACGAGCGCCGGCGCCGCCACGTGTTGCAGTCGGTGCTCCAGGCCGAGGGGATGGTGGTGGCCGACTACCGGCAGCGGTTCGGCACCGAGCCCGGCGTGGACTTCGCGGCCGAACTGGCCCTGTGCGCCGACCGTGGCTGGCTCGACGAGAGCGCGGGTCCCGAGGTGCTGCGGCTGTCCGCCGAGGGGTTGGCGCACTCCGACGCGCTCGGGCCGCTGCTGTTCTCGCCCGCCGTGCGCGCCGCCATGGCCGCCTACGAGCCCAAGTGA